In Zingiber officinale cultivar Zhangliang chromosome 6A, Zo_v1.1, whole genome shotgun sequence, a single genomic region encodes these proteins:
- the LOC121997885 gene encoding long chain acyl-CoA synthetase 1-like produces the protein MANFTVQVESGRRGKDGNPSVGPVYRSILAKDGFPPLDPDLNTSWDVFRIAAEKFPSNRMLGWREMKNGKVGPYLWKTYKEVYQEVLRVGSALSHLGVKHSSKIGIYSVNCPNWIVAMEACNGYRYVCVPLYDTLGEGAVGYIVEHAEIVVVFVQETKINRILSSNCTSTMHLKVIVSLGSTTVEQNAAAANTGMKLYSWDEILEMGKENTSDPLPPKPLDICTIMYTSGTRGDPKGVVLTHECIATYVTGTDLFMNQFEDKMTTDDVYLSFLPLAHILDRTIEEYFFHHGASVGYYQGDIHALRDDLMELKPTLFAGVPRVFEKVYEGVLKALSELLPHRRMIFNALYRYKLHWMRLGYSHKTASPLADFLAFRKVKDRLGGRVRLIISGGAPLSPEVEEFLRVTSCAYLIQGYGLTETCGVSTVGFPDDMSLVGTVGVTSAYVEVRLEEVPELEYDPLATPSRGEVCLRGKTIFTEYYKNPELTKEVMIDGWFHTGDIGEMRPDGVLKIIDRKKNIFKLSQGEYVAVEYLENTYKVSPIVEDIWVYGDSFKSVLVAVTTPHEDSTQRWAQANGHQGSFYDLCKLEDLKKYILQELKKVAETNKLRGFEHIKGIVVDPLPFDVERDLVTPTMKKKRAQMLKFYQSDIGKVYQNISAERKR, from the exons ATGGCGAATTTCACAGTTCAAGTGGAGAGCGGAAGAAGAGGGAAAGATGGGAATCCCTCAGTTGGTCCAGTGTAccgaagcatcttggcaaaggatGGGTTTCCGCCTCTTGATCCCGACTTGAACACCTCATGGGATGTCTTTAG GATAGCTGCGGAGAAATTTCCATCGAACAGGATGCTCGGATGGCGCGAGATGAAAAATGGGAAG GTAGGGCCTTATCTATGGAAAACATACAAGGAGGTCTACCAAGAGGTGTTGCGAGTTGGTTCTGCTCTAAGTCATCTCGGTGTCAAACAT AGTTCCAAAATAGGGATCTATTCAGTAAACTGTCCTAACTGGATAGTGGCCATGGAG GCTTGCAATGGATATCGTTATGTTTGTGTTCCACTTTACGATACACTAG GTGAAGGAGCTGTTGGTTACATCGTAGAGCATGCTGAAATTGTTGTTGTTTTTGTTCAGGAGACGAAAATAAACAGA ATCCTATCCTCCAACTGTACATCTACTATGCATCTCAAAG TAATTGTTTCATTGGGTTCTACTACTGTGGAACAAAATGCTGCTGCTGCCAACACCGGAATGAAATTGTACTCTTGGGATGAAATTCTTGAGATG GGGAAAGAGAACACATCAGATCCATTGCCTCCTAAACCTCTTGATATATGCACGATAATGTACACGAGTGGGACGAGAGGAGATCCGAAAGGTGTTGTATTGACTCATGAATGCATCGCAACATATGTAACGGGTACTGACCTATTCATGAATCAATTTGAAGATAAG ATGACAACAGATGATGTCTACCTCTCCTTTCTTCCCCTTGCGCACATTCTTGACCGAACAATTGAAGAATATTTTTTCCATCATGGGGCTTCTGTTGGCTATTATCAAGGg GATATACATGCTTTGAGGGATGACCTTATGGAGTTGAAGCCAACTCTCTTCGCTGGGGTTCCTAGggtttttgaaaaagtttatgAAG GTGTGTTGAAGGCATTGTCAGAACTCCTACCACATAGAAGGATGATCTTCAATGCTCTATACAGATA TAAACTACATTGGATGAGATTAGGATATTCACATAAGACTGCTTCACCCTTAGCAGATTTCTTGGCTTTTCGCAAG GTGAAAGACAGGTTAGGAGGCCGTGTTCGTCTTATAATATCTGGAGGTGCTCCATTAAGTCCTGAGGTTGAGGAGTTCTTGAGAGTTACTAGTTGTGCTTATCTTATTCAAGGCTATG GTTTAACAGAGACCTGTGGCGTTAGCACAGTTGGATTTCCTGATGACATGTCACTGGTTGGCACTGTCGGTGTTACATCTGCATACGTCGAGGTGCGCCTAGAAGAAGTTCCAGAATTGGAATATGATCCATTGGCGACTCCCTCACGTGGTGAAGTGTGTTTAAGAGGGAAGACAATCTTCACAGAGTACTACAAAAACCCTGAGTTAACAAAGGAGGTAATGATCGATGGCTGGTTTCATACAG GGGATATTGGGGAGATGAGACCTGATGGGGTTCTGAAGATTATCGACAGAAAGAAGAACATATTTAAACTATCACAGGGTGAATATGTTGCAGTTGAATACCTAGAGAACACATATAAAGTTTCTCCCATTGTTGAAGAT ATTTGGGTTTATGGGGACAGCTTCAAATCTGTGCTTGTAGCCGTGACCACGCCGCACGAGGACAGTACGCAAAGATGGGCACAAGCAAATGGCCATCAGGGATCTTTCTATGACCTATGCAAACTAGAAGACCTGAAGAAATACATTCTCCAAGAGTTGAAGAAAGTTGCTGAAACTAACAAG CTAAGAGGTTTTGAGCACATTAAAGGTATAGTTGTAGATCCTTTACCATTTGACGTTGAACGAGACCTTGTGACTcctacaatgaagaagaaaagagcaCAAATGCTGAAGTTTTATCAG TCAGATATCGGTaaagtttatcaaaatatttcaGCAGAAAGAAAAAGATAG